GATGCCATCACCCGGCAAGACGGCGATATTCAAATGCTGTGACATGAGCAACTTTCTAATGAATACTTTTTAAATAACAACGCGCTCTACGCCCGGTCCATCACCTGGTGCAGGTCCGTGCCCAACCAGGGTTTTTCGGCAAGCCGCTTGGCCTCATAGGCCTTAATCTTGTCGGCATGCACCAGCGTCAGACCAATGTCGTCTAAGCCATTGATCAGGCAATGTTTACGGAAGGGCTCGACTTCAAAGGGACGGGTAAAGCTGCCATCCACCGTTGAAACCGTCTGCGCCGAGAGATCCACCTTCAGCTCAAAACCCTCTTGGCTGGCGACTTTTTGAAACAGCGTTTCGACATCGTCTTCCGACAGCACGATGGGCAGCAGCCCATTTTTAAAACAGTTGTTAAAAAAGATGTCGGCAAACGACGGCGCGATGATGATGCGAAAGCCGGCGTCTTCCAATGCCCAGGGCGCATGCTCACGGCTAGAACCACAGCCAAAGTTACGGCGGGCCAACAAAATACTGGCGCCCTTGTAACGCGGCTGATTGAGCACAAAGTCTTTGCGCAGGGGCCGCTTGCTGCAGTCCACACCAGGCTGGCCTTCATCTTCATAGCGCCAGGCATCAAACAGATGCGGGCCAAAGCCACTGCGTTTGATCGACTTTAAAAACTGCTTCGGAATGATGGCATCCGTGTCCACATTGGCACGGTCCATGGGTGCCACGATGCCCTGATGTTGATTAATTGGTTTCATGGTCAATCCTTAGAATTTGCGGACATCAACAAAGTGGCCGGCCAATGCGGCAGCAGCAGCCATCGCCGGCGAGACCAGGTGTGTGCGGCCACCCGCACCCTGCCGGCCTTCGAAGTTTCGATTCGATGTCGACGCACTGCGCTCACCCGACTCTAACCGGTCAGCATTCATGGCCAGGCACATGGAGCAGCCCGGCTCTCGCCACTCAAATCCCGCTTCAGTGAAGACCTTGTCCAGGCCTTCGGCCTCGGCCTGGGCTTTGACCAGGCCCGAGCCTGGCACGACCATGGCGATCTTCACGTTAGCGGCCTTTTTGCGGCCTTTGATCACGGCAGCAGCGGCACGCAAGTCTTCAATACGCGAGTTGGTGCAAGAGCCAATAAAGACTTTATCGATCTTGATGTCGGTAAGTGGTGTATTGGCAGTCAGCCCCATATAAGTCAGAGCCCGCTCCATGCCCTCTCGGCGTGATGGGTCGGATTCTTTGGCGGGATCAGGCACACGATCGCCAACGGGCAGCACCATCTCTGGCGAAGTGCCCCAAGTGACTTGTGGCTCAATTTCTGCGGCATTGAACTCCACGACTTTATCGAACTGGGCATCGCTATCGGTATGCAGTGTCTTCCAATACGCCACGGCCTTGTCCCAATCGGCACCTGTGGGTGAGAGCGGACGGTTTTTCACGTAGTCAATTGTTTTGTCATCGACCGCCACCATGCCGGCGCGGGCACCGGCTTCAATAGCCATATTGCAAATGGTCATGCGGCCTTCCATGGACAGGTCACGAATGGTGCTGCCGCCAAACTCAATGGCGTAGCCCGTGCCGCCAGCTGTACCAATCTTGCCAATCACGGCCAAGACAATATCTTTCGCCGTTACGCCAACGGGCAGCTTGCCTTCGACTTTGACCAGCATGCGCTTGGCTTTTTTCTGCAGCAGACACTGGGTGGCCAAGACATGCTCCACTTCCGAAGTGCCAATGCCATGGGCCAGACAGCCAAAAGCACCATGGGTGCTGGTGTGCGAATCACCGCAGACCACGGTCATGCCGGGCAGGGTTGCGCCCTGCTCTGGGCCAATCA
The nucleotide sequence above comes from beta proteobacterium MWH-UniP1. Encoded proteins:
- the leuD gene encoding 3-isopropylmalate dehydratase small subunit, translated to MKPINQHQGIVAPMDRANVDTDAIIPKQFLKSIKRSGFGPHLFDAWRYEDEGQPGVDCSKRPLRKDFVLNQPRYKGASILLARRNFGCGSSREHAPWALEDAGFRIIIAPSFADIFFNNCFKNGLLPIVLSEDDVETLFQKVASQEGFELKVDLSAQTVSTVDGSFTRPFEVEPFRKHCLINGLDDIGLTLVHADKIKAYEAKRLAEKPWLGTDLHQVMDRA
- the leuC gene encoding 3-isopropylmalate dehydratase large subunit, which gives rise to MAGRTLYDKLWDEHVVHQEADGTCLIYIDRHLVHEVTSPQAFEGLELAGRSLWRNSANLAVVDHNVPTTDRSKGIADPVSRLQVETLDSNAKKFNLTYFDIKDRRQGIVHVIGPEQGATLPGMTVVCGDSHTSTHGAFGCLAHGIGTSEVEHVLATQCLLQKKAKRMLVKVEGKLPVGVTAKDIVLAVIGKIGTAGGTGYAIEFGGSTIRDLSMEGRMTICNMAIEAGARAGMVAVDDKTIDYVKNRPLSPTGADWDKAVAYWKTLHTDSDAQFDKVVEFNAAEIEPQVTWGTSPEMVLPVGDRVPDPAKESDPSRREGMERALTYMGLTANTPLTDIKIDKVFIGSCTNSRIEDLRAAAAVIKGRKKAANVKIAMVVPGSGLVKAQAEAEGLDKVFTEAGFEWREPGCSMCLAMNADRLESGERSASTSNRNFEGRQGAGGRTHLVSPAMAAAAALAGHFVDVRKF